The following are from one region of the Paenalkalicoccus suaedae genome:
- the ribD gene encoding bifunctional diaminohydroxyphosphoribosylaminopyrimidine deaminase/5-amino-6-(5-phosphoribosylamino)uracil reductase RibD yields the protein MSHDTYMQVAIDLASITHGQTSPNPLVGCIIVKNGEVVGMGAHLKAGMEHAERHALAMAKEKAKGATLYCTLEPCSHTGRTSPCADAIVDAGVAKVIIASDDPNPKVAGNGIKRLRDAGIEVISGVLKEKADELNHGFFYHVMNKKPFVTLKMATSIDGKIATKHNESKWITSEEARLDGHKLRHQHDAILVGIETAIKDDPSLTTRLPEGGKNPIRVVLDRTLRISEDAKVLNDDAPSIIFTTNDVSEQKVERVKSKTTLVIQLEELSIDAILHSLYKNNVTSVLIEGGGTIHDSFIRSGYFNQVIHYQAPLLIGGREAPSAVSGTGIEALNDAPRLKLVSVDQIGPDIKAVYMREEER from the coding sequence ATGTCGCACGACACATATATGCAGGTTGCTATTGATCTTGCTAGTATCACACATGGTCAAACGTCTCCAAATCCATTAGTTGGCTGTATCATTGTCAAGAATGGCGAGGTAGTTGGCATGGGTGCTCATTTAAAAGCAGGCATGGAGCACGCGGAGCGTCATGCATTAGCAATGGCGAAAGAGAAGGCGAAGGGTGCAACGTTATATTGTACGCTCGAACCGTGTAGTCATACGGGAAGAACGTCACCCTGCGCGGACGCCATTGTAGATGCTGGAGTTGCCAAGGTTATTATTGCATCGGATGACCCAAATCCGAAAGTTGCTGGCAATGGAATCAAACGTTTAAGAGATGCAGGTATTGAGGTAATATCAGGCGTTTTAAAAGAGAAAGCAGATGAGTTAAATCACGGCTTCTTTTATCACGTTATGAATAAAAAGCCATTTGTTACATTAAAAATGGCGACAAGTATTGATGGGAAGATTGCAACCAAACATAACGAAAGCAAGTGGATTACGAGTGAGGAAGCGCGTCTAGACGGTCACAAACTCCGTCATCAACATGATGCGATTCTAGTAGGAATTGAGACTGCCATAAAGGATGACCCGTCCCTAACGACGAGACTTCCCGAAGGTGGAAAGAATCCGATTAGAGTAGTGTTAGATCGCACACTTCGAATTTCTGAAGATGCGAAGGTACTAAACGACGATGCGCCATCGATCATCTTTACGACGAATGATGTGAGTGAACAAAAGGTCGAACGAGTAAAGTCAAAGACTACTCTAGTAATACAACTAGAAGAGTTATCTATTGACGCTATACTCCATTCCCTTTATAAAAACAATGTCACGAGTGTACTAATCGAAGGTGGCGGTACCATCCATGATAGCTTCATTCGATCCGGGTACTTTAATCAAGTCATACATTACCAGGCACCTCTTTTGATCGGTGGTCGAGAGGCACCGTCTGCTGTTAGTGGCACAGGGATCGAAGCGTTAAATGATGCACCAAGATTGAAGCTCGTATCCGTTGATCAAATTGGACCTGATATAAAGGCCGTGTATATGCGTGAGGAGGAACGATAA
- the ribE gene encoding riboflavin synthase, which produces MFTGIIEEKGKVTDMRQSGQAIVMTIQASTVLSDVNLGDSISVNGVCLTVSSFTEKTFTADLMPETVKATSLRDVAVNSEVNLERAMAAGGRFGGHFVSGHVDGVGKIRSRKAEYNAVYYEIEVSPKLRELMTMKGSVAVDGISLTIFGLTDDSFTISIIPHTLQETVLGSKGVNDIVNIENDMLAKYVEELLRGRLAKQEVPGSTMTESFLEGHGFK; this is translated from the coding sequence ATGTTTACTGGAATTATTGAAGAAAAGGGTAAAGTCACAGACATGAGACAGAGTGGGCAAGCAATCGTCATGACAATTCAAGCATCCACCGTATTGTCTGACGTTAACCTAGGAGATAGCATTTCCGTTAACGGCGTTTGTCTTACTGTCTCATCCTTTACAGAAAAGACGTTTACAGCTGATTTAATGCCTGAAACGGTTAAAGCAACAAGTTTACGTGATGTTGCAGTCAACTCGGAGGTTAACTTAGAAAGAGCAATGGCAGCTGGTGGAAGGTTTGGCGGTCATTTTGTGAGTGGGCACGTAGATGGCGTAGGGAAAATCCGCTCCAGAAAAGCGGAATATAACGCTGTTTATTATGAAATTGAAGTCTCTCCAAAGCTTCGCGAACTCATGACAATGAAAGGAAGTGTGGCGGTCGATGGCATTAGTCTTACCATCTTTGGGCTGACAGACGATTCTTTCACAATCAGTATTATTCCGCATACGCTCCAAGAGACTGTATTAGGGAGTAAAGGTGTCAATGATATTGTGAATATCGAAAATGATATGCTCGCAAAATATGTAGAAGAGCTTTTGAGAGGGAGATTAGCAAAACAAGAAGTACCTGGGTCAACAATGACAGAATCATTTCTAGAGGGTCACGGCTTTAAATAA
- a CDS encoding bifunctional 3,4-dihydroxy-2-butanone-4-phosphate synthase/GTP cyclohydrolase II, whose amino-acid sequence MTIFDPIEEAIYALAQGEVIIVCDDEDRENEGDFISLAEKTTPEVINFMITHGRGLVCTPITEERAKKLDLVPMVDRNSDPHGTAFTVSIDHKMTTTGISAHERSMTVQALIDEKTKPADFQRPGHIFPLIAKDGGVLRRAGHTEAAVDLARLCGSAPAGVICEIMNEDGSMARVPDLKKIADQFNLKMITIKDLIQYRNRKDQLVTREVEIKLPTDYGEFKAIGYSNVVDGKEHVAIVKGEIGGSKPTLVRVHSECLTGDVFASKRCDCGPQLHAALAQIEEHGSGVVLYMRQEGRGIGLLNKMRAYKLQEEGYDTVQANEELGFAPDLRDYGIGAQILRDLGIRKMQLLTNNPRKITGLKGYDLEIVERLPLQLPHSKDTEKYLQTKKDKLGHMLHL is encoded by the coding sequence ATGACGATATTTGATCCAATCGAAGAAGCAATCTACGCACTAGCTCAAGGTGAGGTCATCATCGTGTGTGACGATGAGGACCGAGAGAACGAGGGAGACTTTATTTCTTTAGCAGAAAAGACAACGCCAGAAGTAATTAACTTTATGATTACGCACGGTCGAGGTCTAGTCTGTACACCAATTACGGAAGAGCGAGCTAAAAAACTTGATCTCGTTCCAATGGTAGATCGAAACTCAGATCCACATGGTACCGCGTTTACTGTAAGTATCGACCATAAAATGACGACGACTGGGATCTCTGCTCATGAACGCTCTATGACTGTTCAGGCGTTGATTGATGAGAAAACAAAGCCTGCTGATTTTCAGCGCCCCGGTCATATTTTCCCCCTTATCGCGAAAGATGGTGGCGTTTTAAGACGAGCTGGACATACAGAGGCTGCCGTTGACTTAGCGCGTCTTTGCGGCTCGGCACCTGCAGGGGTTATTTGCGAAATTATGAATGAAGATGGTTCGATGGCTCGCGTGCCTGATTTAAAGAAAATCGCGGATCAGTTTAACTTAAAAATGATTACGATTAAGGACTTGATTCAATATCGTAATCGAAAGGACCAGCTTGTAACTCGTGAAGTGGAGATCAAGCTGCCAACGGACTACGGGGAGTTTAAGGCAATTGGATATTCGAATGTGGTGGATGGAAAAGAGCACGTTGCGATTGTAAAAGGAGAAATAGGTGGATCAAAGCCAACGCTTGTTAGAGTGCATTCGGAGTGTTTAACAGGGGACGTGTTTGCCTCCAAACGATGCGACTGTGGTCCACAGCTACATGCAGCCTTAGCACAAATTGAAGAGCACGGAAGTGGAGTTGTGCTGTATATGCGTCAAGAAGGTCGGGGCATTGGTCTTCTCAATAAAATGCGTGCATATAAGCTTCAAGAAGAAGGCTACGATACTGTGCAGGCTAATGAAGAATTAGGTTTTGCACCTGATTTACGTGACTATGGTATTGGCGCACAAATTTTGCGTGATCTAGGAATTCGTAAGATGCAACTATTAACGAATAATCCACGTAAAATCACTGGTCTAAAAGGATATGATCTAGAAATTGTAGAGAGACTCCCTCTACAGTTGCCTCATTCAAAGGATACAGAAAAGTATTTACAAACGAAAAAAGACAAATTAGGACACATGCTACACTTATAA
- the ribH gene encoding 6,7-dimethyl-8-ribityllumazine synthase, whose translation MGKTFEGNLIGTGLKVGIVVGRFNEFITSKLLGGAEDAFKRHGVNPEDVDVAWVPGAFEIPLVAKRMADSGKYDAVVTLGTVIRGSTPHFDYVCGEAAKGVSQANMSSGIPVIFGVLTTDTIEQAVERAGTKAGNKGWEAAAGAIEMANLMKSFK comes from the coding sequence ATGGGTAAAACATTTGAAGGTAACTTAATCGGAACAGGACTTAAAGTAGGGATCGTAGTAGGGAGATTCAACGAATTTATTACAAGCAAGCTATTAGGTGGAGCAGAAGATGCATTCAAACGTCACGGCGTTAATCCAGAAGACGTAGATGTAGCATGGGTGCCAGGAGCATTTGAAATACCTTTAGTAGCGAAAAGAATGGCTGATTCAGGTAAATACGATGCCGTTGTAACATTAGGTACGGTTATCCGAGGCTCGACTCCTCACTTTGACTATGTGTGTGGTGAGGCAGCTAAAGGCGTATCCCAAGCAAACATGTCTTCAGGCATTCCAGTCATTTTTGGTGTACTTACTACAGACACGATTGAGCAAGCTGTAGAAAGAGCTGGCACAAAAGCAGGTAATAAGGGCTGGGAAGCGGCAGCTGGAGCAATTGAAATGGCTAATTTAATGAAGAGCTTTAAGTAA
- a CDS encoding DUF309 domain-containing protein has protein sequence MENYPRAYVEYLVHFHATRDYFECHEIMEEFWLEANKESKYLALIQLAVAVYHERQGNINGSLRLYRKVLSHMRTNRNLLEELGLNEDELEHDIKTRMKSVMYESPYEPMDLPLDEELELYCQRIAKQQGLIWKMDDRKATDELIYKHRLRNRDDVIEARQMSLIQKQKQREQQTT, from the coding sequence ATGGAAAACTATCCGAGGGCTTACGTCGAGTATTTAGTCCACTTTCATGCAACGAGGGATTATTTTGAGTGTCATGAAATCATGGAGGAGTTTTGGCTTGAGGCGAATAAAGAAAGTAAATATTTAGCGCTCATTCAGCTTGCAGTTGCCGTTTATCATGAAAGACAAGGCAACATTAACGGTAGCCTACGCCTTTATCGAAAGGTGCTATCTCATATGAGAACAAACCGCAACTTGTTAGAAGAGCTCGGGTTAAATGAAGATGAACTTGAGCACGACATAAAAACGAGAATGAAAAGCGTGATGTATGAATCTCCCTATGAGCCGATGGATCTCCCTTTAGATGAGGAGCTTGAGCTTTACTGTCAACGTATAGCCAAACAACAAGGTCTTATCTGGAAAATGGATGATCGCAAAGCAACCGATGAATTAATTTATAAGCACCGTTTGCGTAATCGTGATGACGTCATCGAAGCAAGACAGATGTCACTTATTCAAAAGCAAAAACAACGAGAGCAACAAACAACTTAA
- a CDS encoding segregation/condensation protein A, with protein MTYNVKLHSFEGPLDLLLHLIQQNDLDLYDIPVREITEQYLAYIHAMKVLQLDIASEYLVMAATLLHMKSKLLLPVEEEEWEEEWTIEEEELTKDSLMQRLIEYKRYKEAASDLKEREIARSDLFSKPMTDLTPLLVEEKEQENAKMNVTVYDMLQAFQLIQKRRKKPRPMTTVTREEIPIDTRMVQVVDILKRSGGRTTFHSLFDDNEDAEIVVTFLAILELMKEKEIACEQSSNFDEITIEWKGDYDKLG; from the coding sequence ATGACCTATAATGTAAAGCTTCATTCATTTGAAGGACCTCTCGATTTACTACTCCATCTTATCCAACAAAATGATTTAGATTTATATGATATTCCTGTAAGGGAAATTACTGAACAGTACTTAGCGTATATTCATGCAATGAAGGTGTTACAGTTAGATATAGCGAGCGAGTATTTAGTTATGGCCGCAACGTTATTACATATGAAGAGTAAATTACTTTTACCTGTTGAGGAAGAGGAATGGGAAGAAGAGTGGACAATAGAAGAGGAAGAGTTAACAAAGGACTCACTCATGCAACGTTTAATTGAATATAAGCGATATAAAGAAGCAGCATCTGATTTAAAAGAGAGAGAAATAGCAAGGAGCGACCTGTTTTCTAAGCCAATGACGGACTTGACGCCACTTTTAGTTGAAGAAAAAGAGCAGGAGAACGCGAAGATGAACGTAACCGTGTACGATATGCTTCAAGCCTTCCAGCTCATTCAAAAAAGACGGAAAAAACCTCGTCCTATGACAACTGTCACAAGAGAAGAGATTCCGATTGATACTCGTATGGTACAGGTAGTCGATATCCTTAAGCGTTCAGGCGGTAGAACAACGTTTCACTCCTTGTTTGATGATAATGAGGATGCAGAGATCGTTGTGACTTTTTTAGCTATATTAGAGCTAATGAAAGAGAAAGAGATTGCATGCGAGCAATCAAGTAATTTCGATGAAATTACAATCGAATGGAAAGGGGACTACGACAAGCTTGGATAG
- the scpB gene encoding SMC-Scp complex subunit ScpB yields MDSQEIVAVIEGLLFVSGEEGMEEKQLMDVLEIDKKSLYFYIEELKSQYASKKRGIQVVSVAGGFQLTTKEEHAPYFKRLVQSPTSATLSQAALESLAIIAYRQPISRMGIEDIRGVKTERPLRTLQSKGLVKEVGRQDGTGRAILYGTTKQFLEQFGLATINDLPELPDLTDEDAAEDVDLFFERFQQQLEDTQTNE; encoded by the coding sequence TTGGATAGTCAAGAAATAGTAGCTGTTATTGAAGGATTGCTCTTCGTTTCAGGTGAAGAGGGAATGGAAGAAAAACAGCTGATGGATGTATTAGAAATTGATAAAAAGTCACTTTATTTTTATATAGAAGAATTAAAAAGTCAGTACGCCTCAAAAAAACGTGGAATTCAAGTAGTCTCGGTTGCAGGGGGATTTCAGCTGACGACGAAAGAGGAACACGCTCCTTATTTTAAACGACTCGTACAATCTCCGACTAGCGCAACACTCTCACAAGCAGCGTTAGAGTCTTTAGCAATCATTGCTTACAGGCAGCCAATATCACGTATGGGAATCGAGGATATCCGAGGAGTAAAGACGGAACGTCCACTAAGGACTTTGCAGTCAAAGGGGTTAGTAAAAGAAGTAGGTCGCCAGGATGGAACAGGACGAGCGATTTTGTACGGAACGACGAAGCAGTTTTTAGAGCAGTTCGGTCTCGCTACAATTAACGATCTCCCAGAGCTTCCGGATTTAACGGATGAGGACGCAGCGGAAGATGTGGATCTATTCTTCGAGAGATTCCAGCAACAGCTTGAAGATACACAAACGAATGAGTAA
- the aldA gene encoding aldehyde dehydrogenase gives MNTHQHYINGEFVSPSSQDTIDVVNPATEEVISRIPDGTKEDANKAIEAAFEAQKKWEFIPSNERGEIVRKLGHAISDNRDKFIDLLIEEQGKSYDMASDEVDLAIDYFQYMSEWARRIEGEIFPSDRPNENIFIHKRAIGVVAGIVPWNFPVFILARKVATALIAGCTIVLKPSQQTPNTAAFFTELLHDLDIVPKGVYNLINGKGSTIGNAMASHEKVAIVTMTGSVPAGVKVMEAAAQNITKVNLELGGKAPAIVTKHADLELAVENITKSRIVNAGQACTNAERVYVHKDVAKAFTKKITEAMANVTYGNPKEDKSLDIGPLVSADRIEEVHAMVEEAVAAGANIETGGAKADVAKGYFYQPTVLTNVTQKMDIIQKEIFGPVLPIVTFETVEEVIELANDSEFGLSSSVFSENYHEIMQITNGLRFGETFVNRENFEALQGYHAGFRKSGLGGADGKHGLEDFLATQVVYMLYKQPSE, from the coding sequence ATGAATACGCATCAGCATTATATTAATGGAGAGTTTGTGTCACCATCTTCACAGGATACAATTGACGTAGTAAATCCAGCAACAGAAGAAGTTATATCGAGGATTCCAGATGGTACGAAAGAGGATGCTAATAAAGCAATTGAGGCAGCCTTTGAGGCGCAAAAGAAGTGGGAATTCATTCCTTCTAATGAGCGTGGCGAGATAGTAAGAAAGCTTGGACACGCTATTTCAGATAACCGAGATAAATTCATTGATTTACTTATCGAAGAGCAAGGAAAAAGCTACGATATGGCAAGTGATGAAGTAGACCTTGCTATCGATTACTTCCAGTATATGTCCGAGTGGGCGAGACGTATTGAAGGAGAAATATTCCCGAGCGATCGTCCAAACGAAAATATATTTATTCATAAGCGTGCAATCGGTGTTGTTGCAGGGATTGTACCTTGGAACTTCCCAGTCTTTATTCTTGCAAGAAAGGTTGCGACAGCGCTTATTGCTGGTTGTACAATTGTATTAAAACCGAGCCAACAGACGCCTAACACTGCGGCATTCTTTACGGAGCTTTTACACGATTTAGACATCGTTCCTAAAGGTGTTTACAACCTTATTAACGGTAAAGGTTCGACAATCGGTAATGCAATGGCATCACACGAAAAAGTGGCTATTGTAACGATGACTGGAAGCGTACCTGCTGGTGTGAAAGTAATGGAAGCTGCTGCACAAAACATTACGAAAGTAAACTTAGAGCTAGGTGGAAAAGCACCTGCAATAGTGACGAAGCACGCCGATTTAGAGCTAGCTGTTGAAAATATTACAAAGAGTCGAATTGTTAATGCAGGTCAAGCTTGCACAAACGCAGAGCGTGTCTACGTGCATAAAGATGTAGCAAAAGCATTTACGAAGAAAATTACAGAAGCAATGGCTAACGTTACTTATGGTAATCCTAAGGAAGATAAATCATTAGACATTGGACCATTGGTCAGTGCAGATCGCATTGAGGAAGTGCACGCTATGGTCGAAGAAGCTGTAGCAGCAGGTGCCAATATAGAGACTGGCGGAGCTAAAGCCGACGTTGCAAAGGGCTATTTTTATCAGCCTACGGTATTAACAAACGTCACTCAAAAAATGGATATTATTCAAAAGGAGATCTTCGGACCAGTTCTTCCTATCGTTACATTTGAGACAGTAGAAGAAGTGATTGAGCTTGCAAATGACTCTGAATTTGGATTATCTTCATCAGTTTTCTCTGAGAACTATCATGAAATTATGCAAATTACGAATGGTCTTCGCTTCGGGGAGACGTTTGTGAATCGCGAAAACTTTGAAGCACTTCAAGGCTATCACGCAGGGTTCAGAAAATCCGGTCTTGGTGGAGCGGATGGAAAGCACGGCCTAGAGGATTTCTTAGCAACACAGGTTGTTTATATGCTATATAAGCAACCGAGTGAATAA
- a CDS encoding flagellar assembly protein A, with protein sequence MTQDTQATIYEANTVKEAIEAGLADLNITENEADIVIIQKESDKFWGVKKKRAKIRISRKQRETWEDWILDEVSSNSFPVQMKEHEIRSHLDGKVWIRDGQIQFKDSPTNKPVIVTTEGMTLYKNGEKVNDRTILTEGDVITFDLETVAIETTWSIRVDEKKQQVSLRVNPGKFYVPCIIDEPPTETLTIKLKQEEQINNQLYEHDVIKQLEQMRIVHGINQDAIKQACRSTASMTVTIAEGELPKHGRDGEVDFYIDITERSRPFTENSDGTADFRESSYIPSLKEGEVLGQIKEPTKGEDGKSIYGDVLKARDGQPVVLKPGTGVEFLDEENKVVATNKGRPHIERLGRTVKISILPKLMHRGDVDVASGNIHFIGDVEILGSINEGMLVHAEGQVALYRHVMQGIVQAKSHILINGNVIRGTIVAGATNSLYAELAAQLKPFVEDYLHCIQTIKQLSKNPKFEEVFKQHSSLSPIIKLLMESSSKRLMVSSTRLVETIQAMESKIDKRWKSLASLIEVGLLKFHSKGFQSIGDMETLYNEAASLLDYASIPSSNKANVEINYAMNSTITASGDVTIKGKGAIHTSIEAEGTITVRGKVIGGKLYGKKGVHVVEAGSLAGVKTIIQTDKDSMINITTCYSDVVLVVGSEAYKLTKDSTHIQAKQDKKGLLTLQ encoded by the coding sequence ATGACACAGGATACACAGGCTACTATTTATGAAGCGAATACTGTTAAAGAAGCTATTGAAGCTGGATTAGCAGATCTTAATATTACAGAAAATGAAGCAGATATTGTCATTATTCAAAAGGAGTCGGATAAATTTTGGGGAGTTAAAAAAAAGCGGGCGAAGATCCGAATTAGTAGAAAACAAAGAGAAACATGGGAGGATTGGATTTTAGACGAAGTCTCTAGTAACTCGTTTCCTGTGCAAATGAAAGAGCATGAGATTCGCTCACATTTAGACGGGAAAGTATGGATTAGAGATGGTCAAATTCAATTTAAGGATTCTCCAACAAACAAGCCGGTCATCGTTACGACAGAAGGGATGACACTTTATAAAAATGGAGAGAAGGTAAATGACCGTACTATCCTTACTGAAGGAGACGTAATCACATTCGATTTAGAGACTGTTGCAATAGAAACAACCTGGAGTATTCGTGTCGATGAAAAAAAGCAGCAGGTTTCACTACGAGTAAACCCTGGTAAATTCTACGTTCCGTGTATTATTGACGAACCACCAACAGAAACTCTTACGATCAAACTCAAGCAAGAAGAGCAAATTAATAATCAGCTTTATGAGCACGATGTTATTAAACAACTCGAGCAAATGAGGATTGTGCACGGAATCAATCAAGATGCCATTAAACAAGCATGTCGTTCAACAGCCTCCATGACGGTAACTATCGCCGAAGGGGAACTTCCTAAGCACGGCAGAGACGGCGAAGTCGATTTTTATATAGACATTACGGAGAGATCACGACCCTTCACAGAAAATAGTGATGGGACAGCAGATTTTAGAGAATCGTCTTATATACCATCTCTTAAAGAGGGGGAAGTTTTAGGACAAATTAAAGAACCTACTAAGGGCGAAGACGGCAAGAGTATTTATGGAGATGTATTAAAAGCAAGAGATGGTCAACCTGTTGTACTTAAGCCAGGTACTGGCGTCGAATTTTTAGACGAAGAAAACAAGGTTGTGGCGACAAATAAAGGGAGACCACACATTGAACGATTAGGTAGAACGGTAAAGATCTCGATTCTTCCAAAGCTGATGCATCGAGGAGATGTGGATGTGGCAAGTGGTAACATACATTTTATTGGAGATGTCGAGATTTTAGGAAGTATTAACGAGGGAATGCTCGTTCACGCCGAAGGACAAGTAGCACTTTATAGGCACGTGATGCAGGGGATTGTGCAGGCTAAGAGTCATATCTTGATAAATGGAAATGTCATTAGAGGCACAATTGTTGCTGGTGCGACTAATTCGCTGTATGCAGAACTTGCTGCTCAATTAAAGCCTTTTGTAGAAGACTATTTACATTGTATCCAAACAATTAAACAACTTTCTAAAAATCCAAAATTTGAGGAAGTGTTTAAGCAACATTCAAGTTTGAGTCCAATTATTAAGCTACTTATGGAGTCCTCGAGTAAGCGCCTCATGGTCTCGTCCACTCGATTAGTCGAAACTATTCAAGCCATGGAAAGCAAAATTGATAAAAGGTGGAAATCGTTAGCATCTTTAATCGAAGTAGGATTATTAAAGTTTCATTCAAAAGGATTTCAATCCATAGGTGATATGGAGACATTATATAATGAAGCGGCCTCCCTGCTGGACTATGCATCTATTCCTTCTTCAAATAAGGCAAACGTAGAGATAAACTATGCGATGAATAGTACCATAACAGCTAGTGGTGACGTAACTATTAAAGGTAAGGGAGCTATCCATACGTCTATTGAAGCAGAGGGTACCATTACTGTTAGAGGGAAAGTTATCGGAGGAAAGCTTTACGGAAAAAAAGGCGTTCATGTAGTGGAGGCTGGCTCACTAGCTGGAGTGAAAACGATCATTCAAACTGATAAAGATAGCATGATCAATATTACTACCTGCTATTCAGATGTCGTGCTTGTAGTTGGTTCCGAAGCATATAAGTTGACCAAAGATTCCACGCATATTCAAGCTAAGCAGGATAAAAAGGGTCTCCTTACTCTTCAGTAA
- the spoVAC gene encoding stage V sporulation protein AC produces MAQDKKTQQAYSQLAKKHEKKRPVAKNCLFAFLFGGGICLIGQLIQQGYIDYFSFTKQTAGDPTVATLVIIATFLTGLGVYDKFSQLAGAGSAVPVTGFANSMASAAIEHRTEGYVLGVGGNMFKLAGSVIVFGTFAAFLIVLIRYVTVGL; encoded by the coding sequence ATGGCGCAGGACAAAAAAACACAGCAAGCTTATAGTCAGCTTGCTAAAAAACATGAAAAGAAACGACCTGTAGCAAAGAACTGTCTCTTTGCCTTTCTTTTTGGCGGGGGTATTTGTTTGATTGGACAATTAATACAGCAAGGATATATCGACTATTTTTCGTTCACAAAGCAAACAGCGGGTGACCCAACAGTTGCAACGTTAGTCATTATTGCTACGTTTTTAACAGGTCTAGGGGTATACGATAAGTTTTCACAGCTTGCAGGAGCTGGTTCGGCTGTACCTGTCACAGGCTTTGCCAATTCCATGGCTTCAGCTGCAATTGAGCACCGCACGGAGGGATACGTGTTAGGGGTTGGTGGGAATATGTTTAAACTCGCAGGCTCCGTCATCGTATTTGGGACCTTTGCAGCATTTCTAATTGTATTAATTCGTTATGTGACAGTCGGGCTATAG
- the spoVAD gene encoding stage V sporulation protein AD — MLVGKQSWQFTNQPVIISTGVIGGPFEKQGAMADYFDQFGKDIWFNQPSFEQAQKQLFEEACHIAFAKSKLQKEDMSFVFAGDLLNQITSTSFAMRALQIPYFGLFGACSTSMEGLAMAAFISNYKGANYVLTGATSHNAAIEKTFRYPTEYGSQKPPTAQWTVTASGVAIVSQQGEGPIISSATIGKVLDEGIEDPYNMGAAMAPAAVDTILAHLRDLNKRMEDYDLIVTGDLGEIGHAIAKELLEKAGHNVQEGIFIDAGMNMYKSDQAVQAGASGAGCSAAYTYGRVVKKLQEGLYNNVLIVATGALLSPLTFQQHETIPAIAHAVALKGGKS; from the coding sequence ATGTTAGTAGGTAAGCAGTCGTGGCAATTTACAAATCAGCCAGTCATTATTTCAACGGGTGTTATTGGTGGGCCTTTTGAGAAGCAAGGAGCTATGGCGGACTATTTTGACCAGTTTGGTAAAGACATTTGGTTTAACCAGCCAAGCTTTGAACAAGCTCAAAAGCAATTGTTTGAAGAGGCCTGCCACATAGCTTTTGCTAAAAGTAAGTTGCAAAAAGAAGATATGTCATTCGTTTTTGCAGGCGATTTATTAAACCAAATTACGTCAACAAGCTTCGCTATGCGTGCGCTTCAGATTCCTTATTTCGGATTGTTTGGCGCTTGCTCCACATCAATGGAAGGTCTAGCGATGGCCGCTTTTATTAGTAATTATAAGGGAGCAAACTATGTTTTAACTGGAGCGACTAGTCATAATGCTGCTATCGAAAAAACGTTCCGGTATCCAACAGAATACGGATCTCAGAAGCCACCGACAGCTCAATGGACAGTAACTGCATCAGGTGTTGCCATCGTTAGTCAGCAAGGAGAGGGACCTATTATTTCTTCGGCTACGATTGGTAAAGTATTGGATGAAGGGATTGAAGACCCTTATAATATGGGAGCAGCGATGGCTCCGGCTGCTGTTGATACCATCTTAGCTCATTTACGTGATTTGAATAAACGCATGGAGGATTATGATTTAATTGTCACAGGTGATTTAGGGGAAATTGGTCATGCTATTGCAAAAGAGCTCTTAGAAAAGGCAGGTCATAACGTGCAGGAAGGCATTTTTATCGATGCTGGTATGAACATGTATAAATCGGATCAAGCCGTACAGGCAGGGGCTAGTGGAGCGGGATGTTCGGCAGCTTATACGTATGGGAGAGTAGTAAAAAAATTACAAGAAGGGCTATATAATAATGTATTAATAGTAGCAACTGGGGCACTATTATCCCCACTAACCTTCCAACAGCATGAGACGATCCCTGCGATTGCGCATGCTGTTGCACTTAAAGGAGGAAAGTCATGA